From the genome of Caloenas nicobarica isolate bCalNic1 chromosome 16, bCalNic1.hap1, whole genome shotgun sequence, one region includes:
- the FAM222A gene encoding protein FAM222A: MLACLQRTQNPPAQHLPCPNKALEPRKCESAAPMHSPRYPSPAELDAYAQKVANSPLTIKIFPTNIRVPQHKHLNRTVNGYDTTGQRYSPYPLHAGGYQGLLAIVKASGKSVVKNSEGKRTKLSPAQVGVAPYPTSSTLAQGPSCAGQLSYHGGQKQLEGPVPPNVTVAASVLPLAGRSLALPPSNLPSIQSIIYQINQQCQAQGAQPGCPAAVAANPSPAKHGAFTGTAAYAGSVLPECRKGAELALGSNPALGAKAGVYPEGMDYLVWQQKQQQQQHLRMYSGGSGGGGALSKSPETCVGASRPYALGGAADKVSSSPLNCMHGNFAVGQYFAPPWNSILVTPNSDCYNPPELGPRDLGVPTGEGLPSKTLCNASILSSSLQSLEYLINDIHPPCIKEQMLGKGYETVSVPRLLDHQHAHIRLPVYR; this comes from the exons ATGCTGGCCTGTCTGCAGAGGACCCAGAACCCCCCGGCCCAGCACCTCCCCTGCCCCAACAAGGCGCTGGAGCCGCGCAAGT GCGAGTCGGCGGCCCCCATGCATTCCCCGCGCTACCCCAGCCCCGCCGAGCTGGATGCCTACGCACAGAAGGTGGCCAACAGCCCACTGACCATCAAGATCTTCCCCACCAACATCAGGGTCCCCCAGCACAAGCACCTTAACCGGACGGTCAACGGCTACGACACCACGGGGCAGCGCTACAGCCCCTACCCCCTGCACGCCGGCGGCTACCAGGGGCTCCTGGCCATCGTCAAAGCCTCCGGCAAAAGCGTGGTGAAGAACTCGGAGGGGAAGCGGACTAAGCTCTCGCCTGCCCAGGTCGGCGTCGCTCCCTACCCCACCTCAAGCACTTTAGCTCAAGGGCCCTCCTGCGCCGGGCAGCTGAGCTACCACGGCGGCCAGAAGCAGCTGGAGGGTCCCGTGCCCCCCAATGTGACGGTGGCAGCCTCGGTGCTGCCgctggcaggcaggagcctGGCGCTGCCGCCCTCCAACCTGCCCTCCATCCAGAGCATCATCTACCAGATCAATCAGCAGTGCCAGGCGCAGGGTGCCCAGCCGGGCTGCCCGGCCGCTGTGGCCGCCAACCCCAGCCCGGCCAAGCACGGCGCGTTCACCGGCACCGCCGCCTATGCCGGCAGCGTCCTGCCAGAGTGCCGAAAGGGCGCCGAGCTGGCGCTGGGCTCCAACCCGGCCCTGGGAGCCAAGGCGGGCGTCTACCCCGAGGGCATGGACTACCTGGtgtggcagcagaagcagcagcagcagcagcacctgcggATGTACAGTGGGGGCAGCGGTGGCGGGGGGGCCCTCAGCAAGTCCCCCGAGACGTGCGTGGGGGCCTCGCGCCCCTACGCCCTGGGCGGCGCGGCCGACAAGGTGAGCTCATCCCCTTTGAACTGCATGCACGGCAACTTTGCGGTGGGGCAGTACTTTGCCCCTCCTTGGAACAGCATCTTGGTGACCCCCAATAGCGACTGTTACAACCCGCCGGAGTTGGGGCCCCGGGATCTGGGGGTGCCCACGGGCGAGGGGCTGCCCAGCAAGACCCTCTGCAATGCCTCcatcctcagcagcagcctccagtCCCTGGAGTATCTCATCAACGACATCCACCCGCCCTGCATCAAGGAGCAGATGCTGGGCAAGGGCTACGAGACGGTGTCGGTGCCGCGGCTTCTGGACCACCAGCATGCCCACATCCGCCTGCCTGTCTACAGATAA